The window TCCGCTCAACAACTGGTTCGGTCGGTAAGTTGATTGAGATGGATGATTTAAATCTGGCTTATGTCGTCTCAGACGAGGTACCATCTTCCTCACCgcttttttctctttcatTGCCTGTAAGTCTTAACCACCATTCATTATGAAGAAGTCAGTGGCTAAGACACCCGAAGGTATTTGGTCGGCGTGCATGAACACCTGGTGGTTGCTCTTCCTTTCTCGGTGAGACCGTTTTGTGCCTCTTACTAAATTGTAACTCATGATCACATCGTTAGATTCTTCCTTGGTCTTGGAATTGGTCCCAAGTCTGCTACTGTCCCAGTGTTCGCGGCAGAATGTACACCAGCGAAGATCCGTGGAAGTCTTGTCATGCAATGGTGAGTATAGCAGTGAATACGTTGCCGTGGGTGTCCCAATCTGGCGCTAATCTTATCTAATCTAGGCAAGTGTGGACTGCCTTTGGTATCATGCTTGGTTACGTCGCCGACTTGATCTTTTATCATGTTCCCGACAAGCACAATATCACCGGTCTTAACTGGCGTCTTATGCTTGGATCGGCAGGTTTCCCTGCTCTTATCGTCATGGCTCAAGGTTCGTACGCTACATCTGACTCATTGTCACGTGACTGATCTCAACGTTACTTGACGGTGTTCAGTATTCTTTCTTCCCGAATCCCCTCGATGGTTAATGTCCAAGGGCAAACATGAAAAAGCCTATAAGGCTATGCTTAGGCTCCGAGGTGATGAGCTTTTGGCTGCCAGAGACTTGTACTACATTTTTGTTCtgcttgaagaagaagccgCTATTGTTCGAGGTCGAAACCTTTTCTCGGAGCTTTTCTCTGTTGGCCGTAACAGGCGTGCTATGATTGGCTCTACCATTGTCATGTTCGGGCAACAATTCTGCGGGTAAGCGAGAGTAATCTGTGGAAGTGAAATGTCTGACAATAGTGTAGCGTCAACGCTATTGTTTACTACACTGCTTCCATCTTTACTTCTGCTGGTTTTTCCGAGATCTCCGCCCTCCTTGCTTCTTTCGGCTTCGGTCTCATCAATGCTCTTTTCGCCATTCCCGGTATGCTTACCATCGACAAGTTTGGTCGTAGACCTCTGCTCTTGGTCACTTTCCCAATCATgtctcttcttttgctCTTCACAGGTTTCTGTTTCTGGATCCCGGATAGGGAGGCTCGAGTTGGATGCGTCGCATTGGGTATCTACCTCTATTGTATGGCCTACTCTCCCGGTGAAGGTCCTGGTGAATAACGTCCCTTCTTTTGATAACACGAATACTCTACTAACCAGTCGGACAGTCCCCTTCACGTACTCTGCGGAGGTTTACCCACTCTACATTCGTGAAGTCGGTATGTCATTGGCCACCGCCACCACTTGGCTTTTCAACTTTGTCGTGTCTTTGACTTTCCCAAGGCTGCTCACAGCCTTTACTCCTCAGGGTGCTTTCGGCTGGTAGTGAGTATCTCTGAGATTTACTCTTTTGGTGCCCCGGTATTGACAACTGTAACTTCAGCGCTGCTTGGTGTGCTCTCTTGTTCGTTCTTATTCTATTCTTCCTTCCTGTAAGTTCCCGAAAAAGATAAGTATTCAAGCAGTAGCTAACCTAACAATAGGAATCCAAAGGATATACCTTGGAAGAGCTCGATCAAGTCTTCTCCGTTCCCACTGGTGTCCACGCTAAATATCAGCTCTGGAACATCAAGTGGCACTTCAACCATTACATTCTTCGCTCCAGGGAGCCATTCAAGCCTCTCTATCAGTtcgatgacgatgatgaacCATCTAACGTGCGCCATGAGAAGCATGGCGGACAAGTATAGCTCAATGCATAGATAAGATCGATATCCAGAGAGTATCATGAGCGGGAGAGTGTAGATAAATAGAAGAAGGGTTTCGTACAAAGTGTATCATCTTCTATAGCACATATAGCATATATAACATATATTGATCTATGTATCCCTAGTTAATGAATACTACATGACATTCGTCGTCATCCTTATGTTCATCAGACAAACGAACGCCAACACGGCCTTGACTAGGAGTGCAAGGGCCCTGATTATTCAAGAATAAAAACCCAATTATTGAACCGCCATCATGGTTAGTCATCAAGATGTCCATTGATTAGGTTTCGTGTTATACACTCTGAAAGAAGTTGTATATACCAGCTTTGGGTTGCTTCGATTTCAGTAAATACATCCATAGTCGAATGACGGGTCCTGAAATCTAATGAATGTACAAACATCGATTGAAATACTTTACAACATCAATCCAATCAGACGGAATCGTAACGTGTACTTAATTGACACTTTCAGTTACATCTTTCTCCTCGTGCTCAGCATCGTAGCCTGATCCCGACTTCCCACCAAGGCGAC is drawn from Cryptococcus gattii WM276 chromosome A, complete sequence and contains these coding sequences:
- a CDS encoding hexose transport-related protein, putative (Similar to TIGR gene model, INSD accession AAW41917.1); this encodes MSNRKSLTQASAGHGYKQKSRYPLTAAMTEGKPVTQHVEGASSEKPTGIPRTSTDDASSQGHPKKDIGDALGPNGSNKVHLNSNTNAKLANPLGDLTDEEVMENAAAFAAANHLPVEVFRKGALVAKRPNGFEQMSILTEKDKAKLRREITHPYSQTKTLYNLVIACSVAAAVQGMDESVISGAQLFYPQQFGIGATNPDPKYANNHEWIEGLINGAPYLCCAVLGCWLTAPLNNWFGRRGTIFLTAFFSFIACIWSACMNTWWLLFLSRFFLGLGIGPKSATVPVFAAECTPAKIRGSLVMQWQVWTAFGIMLGYVADLIFYHVPDKHNITGLNWRLMLGSAGFPALIVMAQVFFLPESPRWLMSKGKHEKAYKAMLRLRGDELLAARDLYYIFVLLEEEAAIVRGRNLFSELFSVGRNRRAMIGSTIVMFGQQFCGVNAIVYYTASIFTSAGFSEISALLASFGFGLINALFAIPGMLTIDKFGRRPLLLVTFPIMSLLLLFTGFCFWIPDREARVGCVALGIYLYCMAYSPGEGPVPFTYSAEVYPLYIREVGMSLATATTWLFNFVVSLTFPRLLTAFTPQGAFGWYAAWCALLFVLILFFLPESKGYTLEELDQVFSVPTGVHAKYQLWNIKWHFNHYILRSREPFKPLYQFDDDDEPSNVRHEKHGGQV